DNA from Coffea arabica cultivar ET-39 chromosome 10c, Coffea Arabica ET-39 HiFi, whole genome shotgun sequence:
CCGGAttctggtcagaaaaggctgctcccCACTTGCATAACTTGTTTCCTCCTCCAATAATTCATAGCTACTGATGGACGTGTGACACCAACTTTGCAGCTGTAAAAGTGATGTTTgaagcctcatttcttgactagagtCCTCTATATATAGCCATGGACTTGCAAGATTCAAGAGAGCTTGGCGAGTACAAGAAACACCACAAAATGTAGTTTCTTGGTTCTTTAGTGTAAAGTAGTATAGGATAGTTTAGTTTTAGATAATTTATCCTTTCTTGTATGTTAGCTAcatgaagatgaagatggagatgaagaaggcaaggaaagagctcatgtgacaagggttacttTACCTTTCCAACtcttatcttttgtattggaatctaagtttaattaatatacaagttttggattttatgtttattatgtgtctttaaaagtttatgccttggatttagttgaactttctatgattgttagcaTTTATTCtttggctatttgatgctattattttgagcaagttatttagcactttagctctttaaatcatgattaatttggcaccattaattgtgattatctaaaggtgttgcttcttcaatgaaaattgagatttaacactagttcaagaaatgctaaacctagggagtacactcatgagagtagaggtgcacctatgtggttttagtgattcatttcatgtaatttcatagaataaatgaacttgtagctaatttcataaccatgagagtaggtatggattagttataagtatagttgattcactacaaaAGTAGGTTTCACAAACCTAAGGAAATTACGCATAACTAGCCAAAATAGTAGTACTCattgatccaaatatagcacttgcatgagtagttagggacaccataacctaaggagcttttatttacCATTTCCTTGCATaagtttagcatagttttatttctttaatttattgatcgtctaaataatagagaaggtTTAGTAGTGCCAGTAATTGTCCAATCTTTCTCGTGGATCGACCGATATAggccctaaactactagttgacctgtatacttgcagtcaaaacGGGTATAAATTGGATTTAAACTTGTACTCATATCAAAATTCCGCCATATTTATTTTTGATGATGTTCTGCAAATCTATGtataaattacatgttataaaataggaatattttttctttttagacttctatcttttataattttaagCAGCATAttaattttacttaaattttTAAGCGGATGTAAATGTATACCAtgtaatataaatttaaatttgaaattcattttTCGCTTAGAAGACATACATCTACACTTGTTAGTGTAAAATATCATCTACATCAACTGTGTATGAAAACTTAATCCATTGAAAACTCATAAGCGTTAATCACTTATAAAGGAAACTCAATTTAATCCTAGATACAATGTCTAATCTTGAATTTAATGAGTCAAAATAAATCATTTTAGTGATTGTGGCATTATGCTAAATTCATGCTAAAGGAAGATAGTGCAAATCTCAACTTACGGATCTTAAAAAGTGCTTGAACTGGCAGGGCCTCAAATCTTGTCCATCTTCTCTAACAGACTAGCTATAAAGAACTTTTCACTAATGCGGTAGAGTcaataaattaatatatatatgcgGGCGGCATTAATGTTTTGTCTCCCGGAAACATTAGTTACCACCTTTTTTTGaaccccaaaaagaaaaaaagacaatggaattgctttttcttttgttttttttttttgtgtatataTAAAATTCACAAGAAGCCTTTTCTCAAGTAGTCTTCCACTCTTCCCTGTTTGGGAACTGCACACAAATAGAGCTAGCTTTAAGTTTCTTTAAACGAAGTCGATTTGTAATACATATTTTTAGCATTATTTGCAGAAACCACTTATGAAAAGTTGCAACAGGATTGGGACGCAGACGAGAAGTTATACAAATACTGGGAACAAATCAAAAGGGTGATAAAATATCACCACGTAGACAATAGGGAGTTCATGTTGATTGATACTTGATGGTGATCATTGGGGACTCTTCCTGGGACACCTATCAATCAAGCGGCAAGGCCTGCCTGGACGCCCACCAGGAATGCAATTCGCGTACCTTAACAGATTGCAAATTGGCTTTGTCGTCCCTGATGCACGGTAAACAATAGGTCTGCGGCCTGGGGGATCGGCGAGAACATTGCCAAACTGAGAATCCATAAGGAATTCTTGGTCGCCCGCTACAACAGTACTGCCGACCGTGGAATCGCCCCACTCCCAGCTAATGCTGCCATTAACACTTTGAATACTTGTTGCGCTGATGAGAACTATCGTAGTAAGCAGCAGCCATGCCACCACTGGGAAGATGCACAGGCTCTTTGATGCTGATTTCTCCATCTCTCCCTGCTATCTCTTGCTCTCTTGGAGACCTGAATAGCTTTCTCTATTTGTACTAATAGACCTCGTACCTAGTTTACTTGATAATCGTATTAATGAACGTATGGTTGTAGTTGGGACTGAGTTAATTACTTTAATTAGAGCTCCTCCATGTTAGGTGGCCGTCAGCTTTGTTATCTTCCTAGTTTCTCAAgattctttactttttttttcgtttctttctttaaaaaacaaaaaaaaaaaaaggtgttacATGAAGctattatattttaattatatttcagCCATGCCATGTTACGTGGGACACTTTCTTCTGCCGACGATCGTGATCAGGACCCCAACATTTACGTCCTATTTCTGTTCGGAATGATACTCTCTGTGACTGATAAAGACAGTGGTAAGGAGGGAAAGCATTAAAGTTAAAGGGGATGAAGAAGAATGTACAACTTCTACTGCTACAGCAACGTAGTTGATTGCAGAATCCatggcacaaaaaaaaaagtgatagaATATGCCTAAAAGAATTACAATCATAAGGtagacaagaaaataaatatagaGATTGAAAGCTCGTACAGATGTGCCCAAGCTCGACTTGAACCGATTTTGACCAACTACACTGTCCTCTCGTTTGGTACATACATCGGAATGTCTCGAATGAAAAGGTCGTTCCACCTAGAATGCCTTTCCAGTCAAAacaatatatatgaaaaaaaaaaaaatttcattccaaTATTTGGTATTGCATTTCAAAATAGAATTATGTCTATCCCATTTCCAGTACAATCAATTTTTACATGTCAGAATGGAATAAAAATGCGTATAAAATAGACTTAATTACCTTGAAATCTATTATTTAGCATTacatatttttacatttttttatttatttgtgctATGCTATTTGTTACCTCATACGAggaattttgactttttttcttggTACATTATGAATAACttatgtacttattgaaaaaaTTCCATTgtaatatttattattttggaaatatcaatatttattttaatttgtttttattttagataataTTATAATTACTAGcttacacccaaaaaaaaatcacatgaaGCTAAACATTCATATTctctctttattatttttttcattatctATGTCAAGTGCAAAAAAAAACTTATACATTTGCACAGAAGTTTAAATGAACAACATCTTAAAATTAGCAAAgaaaaaatatcttaaaaataacTAGAAtagtttgttaaaaaaatttatggTCAATTATTGGTTATACTACCGAAAAGCCTACTAATTGGTAAAAGAATGAAGAGATTTATGAGGATAAATTTGACCCAATAATTTTGTACATTGCAAAATAAAAGTGGAAAAAACTTTCCTTAGAATTTTGCGAGGGATGAGTCTctaggaaaaacaaaaaaagttgGAATGACATTTCAAGGGGAAAAGGCCTTTTCAACTTAAAAGCTCTATACCAAACATTAAAATTGAATGGACAAGTTGGAAAGACCTTTCCATTCTAAACGATTCCTATGCACTAAATAAAGGATAAGCGAACATGaacagaagaaaaaaaggaaaatgaattaAGGTgataaaaaaacttaaaaataaataattttgaatGACAATTAAATACATAAAATGTAACAGACTTGTCGAACCATTTTGGCAAGCAATATCTTGAAATTTTCAGTAATTAAAATAAGTTCCTATGCATCTAGAATTGATTCCAGTGATCAATTAGAAGTAACAAGGCTAACAAAAATCAGAACTCGATTGAAGGTACTTTATTGACAAGTGAGCTATGAACTATGACAAAAATATGATTTATGGCCATGCTTTCTGAAGAAGCGCTGAGATTCCCCGGACTGAACTGAACTGATGAGCTCGGGGTGCTGATGGAAGAGCTGGCTCCAAGCCTGCAAAACAGATAAGAATGAACTAACAACGGGGGGCCCGAGGTTGGTCCCCGAGGGCGCTCCGACGAccaagttagttttccggtgagaGGAGTTCACGGGAAGTATAAACAGCCGGGAGCAATTTGCCAATAGTGAGCGTATCTTGTACAGTCGACGTGTGCTACTACTTATACCTGTGAGAAAGgccgacctccgtacgtttcgggacCTGCCCAGAATAGTCCCTATCCCGCACTCAGGGGGATCGTCCCCGACCTCTTCGGGATGGATGTTCGCCCCCTCCAGGAGCCCTAGCAGCGCGGCCCAGGACGGCTGCCAGAGGCCTGGGGCCAAGGCCCAGTTCGGCCGcacctgggctgccacgtgtccaGGCCCAGGACGGGACCTCTGCActagccccctagattaggtaAGGTTGTCAGGCAGACCTAATCTACCTCTTCCACGTGGGAGGTCAAGGCCGCGCACTACCCTGCCAAGGTCACCTCTGGTACAGTGCTGTCACAGGGACGCTGCGCCCGCGTCCTTTCAGTTGTCACGCCTCTTCGGTTTTCGTACCAGCATTAAATGCGTTCACATGAGGGTCGGTTCAAATCCACGCAACCGTTTTTCCCCCATTTCTCCTCTTATAAATGGGAGTTATCAGTTTAATGGACTCCATTTGCCATTTTATCCTCCCTTTGTGCATTTCGCATCCCCATCTTGTGCATTTGCATTTCCATTTTCCAGCAACCTCCGGTGTCCCGCGCCCAGATTCCGGCGAGTCTTCCATCCTCTCTCTGCCTTGACCGTCATCAGTAAGTCCCTTTGTGATTcccttttcctttccctttccttCAGTGTTCCCTCCTCCTCCTGCTATCTCCTGACTTTTATGTCGGGTCACTCCGACGTTACCTCCACCGCATCCCCGTCTCCGGCCCGTCGCAGAGCCACCAgaatcttcatttcttcctcatcTTCGTCCTCACCCTCGCCGTCGCCTTCCCCTCCTCCTCCTTACTCTTCCTCCGCTTCTAACCCTGACCTGCTTGACCCCATAGTCATTATGAGTTCTCCCTCCAACCATTCTCCCTCCGCTTATTCCCCTTCAGCCCGGGAGCTGGAGGAGACAGCCAAGCTCGATGCCTACCTCGAGCGGCAGTCTGACTCCATCCCTTCCCCCAGGTCTCCCCTTGACTCACCTGGCGGAGTCCAGGAAGGAGTTGGGGAGGACAGGGACCCCTCCGAGGGGACCCCTGACAATCCGCAGGGGGACGCTCCTGAATTCAGTTTCGGCTACCCTGACCACGAGGAGGTCACCATCTCCCCCGAGGCGGTGGCCGGACTGGTCAGGACCTACTCCATTCCTCCAGGCTTTGAGCCAAGGGCTGCCGGGTCCGACGACCGAGCCTGCCGACCTCCCCCTGGCTTCGTAGCCATCTACAAGGAGCAACTGATCGGGGGGCTCCGCCTTCCGGTTCCTCCAGCCTGGCCGAGGTCCTGAGCTACTTTGGGCTCAGGATCACCCAAGCTCATCCCAACTCGATCAGGATCGTCATAGGATTCCTGATCTACTGCCAGCTCTGCTCCATTCCCTACTCCCTCTCCCTCTTCCGAGCTGCTTTCGTCCTCAAGGCAGCCCTTCCTGGTTGGTATTACTTCTGCCGCCGGACCGGGAACCAAGGTCGGGGGGACAAGGGCTGCCAGGACTTGTTCTCTAAGTACCCCTCTTCCGTCAAGAATTGGAAAGGGGACTTCTTCTTTATCAAATCCATCGGCCTTGACGCCACTGTGTGGAGGGTCGGGGAGGTCAAGACTGACCCCTACCCGAAGGACCTGGACTCTGAAACCCTCTTCCAGCTGCTGAACTCTAAGGTGAAGCTCACTGCCACCAAGTTCTCCAGCGAGCAGATCTCTGCGGCCGGACTGATGGGAACATTGTCCGGGTCCGCTGGCGAGGTAGAGGCCTCCCCTGTCGACCTCGACGCCTGTAACGCTGGCCCTAACCCTGTAGCCCGTTGCCTTTGCATATATGTATACCTTCTTTCCGCCCGACTTTGACTGATCCCGCGATTTTTCTTGCAGTGAGGAAGCTGTCCAAGCTGCTAGGCGCGTCCACTGAAGCGGCCACCGCCACTCCCCAGCCGAAAGCTGCCCAGGAGGTCCCTGGGGCGACCCCAACCGTGGGGGGCGACCAAGCCCCCCAGAAGGAAACGCAGGGAACCCCCTCCCCCACCAAGAAGGCTGCCAACAACAAGAAAAAGGCGGCCGGACAGAAGAGGGGTCGAGGGGACGAACCCTCCCAGCCCGCGAAGAAACTCGCGCTGGTCCCCGTACAGCCTCCTCCTCTCACGCTGGTCTCCGGGGGGCCAGTCCACCTGGGCGTGGGCTCTACCGAGGAGCATGCCCAGGAGTCAACTCCCCCGAGCTTGTGGCACTTCCGCCACGTAACTCCCCTGAAGCCGGGCCAAACCCCCACGATGCACGACTCCCGCCACTTCTGCCCGTCCTGGGCGCTCTCCATCAATGACCGAGCCCAGTTTCCCGAGGTGGCTCGCGAGCTGATGGTGGGCTCGATCCTTCCTCGCGACAGGAGGTGGATGAAGCTGGCTGACCCttccgagctcttggacgcgtaTTACACCGCCCAGGTTCAAGTAAGTCTAACCCGTGGGTTAGTTTTGCCTCCGTGTCTCGGTTAAGTAGTGTGACGTGCTGACCTGTTCTCTTTCCCCTCCAGGCCAACGCCGCTGGTGCCGCCCTGGCGACCCGCTTTTCCGAGCTGTCTCCCGACCTGGAGAAATTGCGGAAGAAGAGTCTGGAGGCAGAGAAGAAGCTTTTCCAGGCCCTTAAGGAGACCAGCTCCCTCAAGGCCAAACTGGGCAAGGCCGAAAAGGAGCTGGACACCGCTCAGGTTCAGTTCGCCTCCACCAGGTCGGAGCTCGACCAGGAGAGGGCCGGCGTGGCCAAGCTGAAGGAGGAGCATGCCATCGAGCTCTCCGGCACCGTCAGTCGGGAGCGGAAGAAGGCTGTTCGGGAGTTCTTTACTTCCGAGCAGTTTGAGGAGGACATCGCTCACCTCAACCTGCCCATCGTCCAGGTCGGCTGCACACGGGCCCTGGATCAGGTGAAGAAACTCGATCCTCCCGGCCTCGACTTGGCGAGATTCAAAGACTACAACCCCGCGGCCGAGGAGAGACTGGACTGGCTCTTTGACGGGTACCGCAAGGGGCATGCCCTGAAGGAGTTGGTAGGCCGAACCGACGTTGGGGCCGATCTGGCGGAGGTCCCCTTGGAGGAGAGCGAGTCCCCCGGCAGAGCTGCCGGGAAGGAGCCGGTGGTCTAGGGCGGCGGCCACCCCAGAAACCCTTTCCATTTTCTTATAAGGATGTGACCATGCTCCAGTTGAAAATGCTCTTGGAGGTCCATCTGAGACGGAAAGGTTCCCCCGCCTGGAAAGCCTTCACCATACGCCTCTCATCATGTTTAAGGTGTACTCTCAACTCCTGCTCCAGACGAACTACCAGCAAGAAGAAGGGGGTCCGAGCTGTATTCTCCTCATGGCTCAGCACATTTTGTAGCAGATAGGCAACTCGGAaactttgtaatagataggcggCTCAGAGATTTTGTGAgatttgtaatagataggttttgaATGCATATATAAAACTCGAGGAGACTTATTTCGCATTTCTTGCCTGCTTCCAACTCTGTCGTGCCGACCTCTCGGGGTCGAGCATCACCTGTCATCCAAGCTCTCGATCGCGCTGACCTCTTGGGTCGAGCACTAACTTGAAAGCCTTGGAGGCTTTACCCCATGCCGACCTCTCGGGGTCGAGCATCAGCTTCCATCCAAGTTCTCGATCGTGCCGACCTTCTGGGTCGAGCACTGACTTGGAAGCCTTGGAGGCTTTAACCCATGCCGACCTCTCGGGGTCGAGCATCAGGCTTCGAATTCCTTCCCGCCGACTTCCTGGGCCGAGCGCGGAGTTTTCAGAACCCCTCCAAGTTTCCCAGTTTTTTCCAgccgtgccgacctcctggggcGAACACTTCACCTTGATGTGTTGACCTCCTGGGCCGAACACTTCACCCTGATCTCCCTCACTCTAGCCCCCCACTAGGACACTTAGCgagggaacgctaagtgtgcTAGTGCAAGGTGCAAACTTGAAAAACTTTGAAATTAAACAGGAACAAgggaaatttaatttttaaagtcaaacttttattgaatgataaaaacaaaaattcggATTCCAGAGAACAGACACTTGACCACCCTGGTCTACCCTACGCTACAAACAGCCGTAGATTGGAGAAGTGCCAAGTACGGGGTACCTCAGATCCATTCATGTCAGCGAGCTTGCAGTAGCCAGTTTGGCTCATCTCAAGGACCTGGTATGGGCCCTCCCAGTTTGGGTCGAGCTTGTTGGATCCGTGAGCTCGGCTAATCGAGTTCTTCCTTAGGACGAGGTCACCCGGCTGGTACCGTATAGTCCTCACTTTGGCATTATGATAGCGGGCGAGCTGGCTTTTGTACCTAGCCATTCGAACTGCCGCTTCTTCACGCTTAACCTCGAGCATGTCTAAGTTGCACCGCAGCTCTTCATCGTTGGATGTCGCCACGAAGTTCTGTGTTCTGGGCGAGGGGAGATCGATCTCTGCGGGGACCACTGCTTCTACCCCGTAAGTGAGGGAGAACGGATTCTCGTGGGTGGCCGTCCTGGGCGTGGTGCGATAAGCCCAGAGGACACTAGGGAGCTCTTCCAGCCAGTTGGATTGGGCCAGCTCCAGCCTGGTTTTCAGTCCTTGGAGGATGGTTCAGTTGGCATTCTCCACCTGGCCGTTAGCCTGGGGATGGCCGACTGACGTAAAGTGCTGGTCGATCCCGAGCTCAGCGCACCAGCTCTTGAATGGGTTCTCTGCGAATTGACGCCCGTTGTCAGATATCAGGACGTGCGGAATCCCAAAGCGACAAACTATGTTCCTCCAGAAGAACTTCTGAATTGCCCTCCCGGAGATAGAGACCAGGGGCTCCGCTTCCACCCACTTTTGTGAAGTAGTCTATGGCCACCACGAGGTGCTCATACCTCCCCGGGTCTCGGGGGAAGGGACCCAGGAGGTCTATCCTCCATTGAGCAAAGGGCCAAGGACTATGGATGGGGATCATCTCCCGAGTTGGCTGATGGCACAGCGAGGCGTGCACCTGGCAAGCTCGGCATTTCTGTACCAGATCTGCGGCATTTCGGAAGACGGAGGGCCAGTAGTAGCTCAAGAGGAGGCACTTCTTGGCCAACACTCGGGACCCCACATGTGCCGCGCATATACCTTCATGGATTTCGCGCAGAACGTAGTCACCTTCCTCGGGAGTCACGCACTTTAGTCAGGGGGACAAGTACGACCTCCTGTAGAGGGTTCCCCCGTCGTAGGCGTATTTGGCAGCTCGGAGCTGGATTCGGCGAGCCTCGGTTTTGTTCTCAGGGAGGGCACCCGAGCTGAGGAAGTCAATGAGGGGAACCATCCAGGTGGCCGAGCTGTCTATCGCCAGGACCTGGACCTGGTCGATACTTTTCTGCTTCACCACCTCTACCAAGACCTCCTTGCTCAGGTGGGCACACGAGGAGGATGCCAGCTTTGACAGGGCGTCCGCGCGCTTGTTCTGGGACCTTGGCACCTgctcgatttcaaaagttccGAACAGGGCTACTGCCTCCCGTACCTTAGCCAGGTACTTCTTCATTACATCGTCCTTGGCCTCATACTCCCCACGGATCTGGAGGACGACGAGCTGAGAGTCGCTCCGAACCCGGATCGCGGTGATGCCCATCTGGTGGGCTATCCGCAACCCTGTCAGCAGGGTCTCATATTCCACCTCGTTGTTGGATGCCGGGAAGTCGAACCTAAGGGCGTAGGTCAGCTCTTCCCCGGTGGGCGAGGTGAGGAGCAGGCCAGCTCCGCTCCCCACCTTGCTCGAGGCGCCGTCCACGAACAGCACCCACGGCTCCTCCGTCGAGGTGTCCTTGGGTGTGGGGACTAGATCGGTCAGGGTCAACCTAGCCCCCTCGGTAAGGAAGTCCGCCAAGGCTTAAGCCTTGATCGCGGTACGAGACTGATAACTAAGGTCGTGCTCGGCCAGCTCGACGGCCCACCTGGTCATCCTGCTCGAGACCTCGGACTTGGTGAGTATCTGACGCAAGGACTGGTCGGTCAGGACTACAATGCTGTGAGCCTGGAAGTAAGGGCGGAACTTGCGAGTAGCATGCACCAAGGCAAGAACCAGCTTCTCGGCCGGcgtgtgtagacaccaaattttgaataattttatgtggcatctatttcatgattttcattttagattgcttgcattcgttgtttacttttagttttaatttttagttttagcttttaattttaaaattagcatagagcttttagaaaaaagaaaaggaagacatcaaaaatatgttttagtcattttgtttttattcaatgctttcttgaaagagaaatgaaaatgaaaaatcacaaaaaaggagaaaagagaaaaaaagggggaatttcgttcacaaaaatatgtttatttctttaaattcaatctttgggcactttagttatttttattttgggaaaaagaaaatgatgaaaaatggaaaattggaaattaaaaatggccatttttgtttagttttttgtttaaaattatttttgttttgttattattattattacctggtttgtgtaactttgttattattattatttatacttttattttattatttctgtAATTGTCAAAttgagttgaaaaaaaaaaaaaaaggaaatttattCGCGGCATGCAAGTTGCCGCGACTTGCAAAGTGAAGACTCGGATGAGTACTTGGGTTGCAAAAACAGCAGAAAGGACGAAGTTTTAAGGTTGTTTTTGGCCtccatataaataaaaaaaaaaaggagagccGCAAGGGAGGATAGAAAGGATAGAAAATAGACGGCAAAAGGTTGGAGAAGGAAGGAACTTGGACAAAAAAATCTGGGGGTAGGGAGAGAGCTTAGGAGCTGAAGGGAAAAGAGAGCCGGGAACGGCTAGGGCCTTAGAGGCAGGAAACAAAAGGGCAGAAACATGGAGTGACGGCTGGAGatctggaaaaagaaaagaaaaccagagagcaagagagaggcGGCGAAAAAAGATCTGAGGGGGAGGAACCACCGTGAAAGAGAAAGTTTATCGAGGGTTGAAGGAAAACAACTGAGTTTGAGGCAAATCAGGGGGGAGCTACGGAAACTTGGTGAGTTCAGACCAAGCTCAAGTTTTTGCCATCGCTAACTCTACCGAAACAGCAAGGTAAGGTCCCTTTTAGTCTTGTCCTATAGTCAATCTCTGTTAATA
Protein-coding regions in this window:
- the LOC140015987 gene encoding uncharacterized protein, whose amino-acid sequence is MTRLTLTDLVPTPKDTSTEEPWVLFVDGASSKVGSGAGLLLTSPTGEELTYALRFDFPASNNEVEYETLLTGLRIAHQMGITAIRVRSDSQLVVLQIRGEYEAKDDVMKKYLAKVREAVALFGTFEIEQVPRSQNKRADALSKLASSSCAHLSKEVLVEVVKQKSIDQVQVLAIDSSATWMVPLIDFLSSGALPENKTEARRIQLRAAKYAYDGGTLYRRSYLSP